One genomic segment of Camelus ferus isolate YT-003-E chromosome 19, BCGSAC_Cfer_1.0, whole genome shotgun sequence includes these proteins:
- the PRELID3B gene encoding PRELI domain containing protein 3B isoform X2, with protein sequence MQKYPNPMNPNVVGVDVLDRHIDPSGKLHSHRLLSTEWGLPSIVKSLIGAARTKTYVQEHSVVDPVEKTMELKSTNISFTNMVSVDERLIYKPHPQDPEKTVLTQEAIITVKGVSLGSYLEGLMASTISSNANKGREAMEWVIHKLNAEIEELTASARGSIRTPMAAAALVEK encoded by the exons ATGCAGAAGTACCCAAACCCTATGAACCCGAACGTGGTTGGAGTTGATGTATTGGACAGACATATAGATCCCTCTGGAAAGCTGCACAGCCACAGACTTCTCAGCACAGAGTGGGGACTGCCTTCCATCGTGAAGTCT CTTATTGGCGCAGCAAGAACCAAAACGTACGTGCAGGAGCATTCTGTGGTGGATCCTGTAGAGAAAACAATGGAACTGAAATCTACTAAT ATTTCGTTTACAAATATGGTTTCAGTAGATGAGAGACTTATATACAAACCACATCCTCAAGACCCAGAAAA AACTGTTTTGACGCAAGAAGCCATAATCACCGTGAAAGGGGTCAGTCTCGGGAGTTACCTTGAAGGACTGATGGCAAGTACAATATCTTCAAATGCGAATAAA GGCCGAGAAGCAATGGAATGGGTAATACATAAACTAAATGCTGAAATTGAAGAATTGACAGCTTCAGCGAGAGGGAGCATAAGGACACCAATGGCTGCGGCGGCACTTGTGGAGAAATGA
- the ATP5F1E gene encoding ATP synthase subunit epsilon, mitochondrial, whose protein sequence is MVAYWRQAGLSYIRYSQICAKAVRDALKTEFRANAEKASGSNVKIVKVKKE, encoded by the exons ATGGTGGCCTACTGGCGACAGGCTGGACTCAG CTACATCCGATACTCCCAGATCTGTGCAAAAGCAGTGAGAGATGCCCTGAAGACAGAATTCAGAGCAAACGCTGAGAAGGCTTCTGGCAGCAACGTAAAAATTGTGAAagtgaaaaaggaataa
- the PRELID3B gene encoding PRELI domain containing protein 3B isoform X1: MKIWTSEHVFDHPWETVTTAAMQKYPNPMNPNVVGVDVLDRHIDPSGKLHSHRLLSTEWGLPSIVKSLIGAARTKTYVQEHSVVDPVEKTMELKSTNISFTNMVSVDERLIYKPHPQDPEKTVLTQEAIITVKGVSLGSYLEGLMASTISSNANKGREAMEWVIHKLNAEIEELTASARGSIRTPMAAAALVEK, translated from the exons ATGAAGATCTGGACTTCGGAGCACGTCTTTGA CCACCCATGGGAAACTGTCACAACAGCTGCAATGCAGAAGTACCCAAACCCTATGAACCCGAACGTGGTTGGAGTTGATGTATTGGACAGACATATAGATCCCTCTGGAAAGCTGCACAGCCACAGACTTCTCAGCACAGAGTGGGGACTGCCTTCCATCGTGAAGTCT CTTATTGGCGCAGCAAGAACCAAAACGTACGTGCAGGAGCATTCTGTGGTGGATCCTGTAGAGAAAACAATGGAACTGAAATCTACTAAT ATTTCGTTTACAAATATGGTTTCAGTAGATGAGAGACTTATATACAAACCACATCCTCAAGACCCAGAAAA AACTGTTTTGACGCAAGAAGCCATAATCACCGTGAAAGGGGTCAGTCTCGGGAGTTACCTTGAAGGACTGATGGCAAGTACAATATCTTCAAATGCGAATAAA GGCCGAGAAGCAATGGAATGGGTAATACATAAACTAAATGCTGAAATTGAAGAATTGACAGCTTCAGCGAGAGGGAGCATAAGGACACCAATGGCTGCGGCGGCACTTGTGGAGAAATGA